The following proteins are encoded in a genomic region of Victivallis lenta:
- a CDS encoding exo-beta-N-acetylmuramidase NamZ domain-containing protein encodes MSSVRRAVVFVVLILAAGAAAAAAPVTPSVEVLLKKHAELLAGRRIGLITNQTGVDSQLRSTADLLHADPRFRLVALFGPEHGIRGGAEAGEKVGDRRDPATGLPVYSLYSGSGRGPSPEALAEIDVLVCHIQDIGCRSYTYVWTMALAMKAAAAAGKLFVVLDVPNPVLAAGVDGGPREEEVKSFIGLYPVPYVYGLTAGELARYLNEAEGINCELVVIPMENYRRDMSWAETGLPWVPTSPNIPSPEAAVCYPLTGQLGELGEVNIGVGWTLPFQVVGAPYLDARAMARELNGRNFEGILFRPIHYRPTCGVFAGEDIHGVQLHVTDVKRLRPVEIAYAVMEYVVRQEGFRWPEKRLDMFAKATGSKRTQPELAAGKKAAEFVAEWQPYLQTFREKTASCLIYP; translated from the coding sequence ATGTCGTCTGTTCGCCGTGCCGTCGTTTTCGTCGTCCTGATTCTGGCCGCGGGGGCGGCCGCTGCCGCCGCGCCGGTCACTCCCTCCGTTGAGGTGCTGCTCAAAAAACATGCGGAGCTGCTGGCCGGCAGGCGGATCGGGCTCATCACGAATCAGACCGGCGTCGATTCGCAGCTTCGTTCGACGGCGGACCTGCTGCACGCCGACCCGCGTTTCAGGCTGGTCGCCCTGTTCGGACCCGAACACGGCATCCGCGGCGGCGCCGAAGCCGGGGAAAAGGTCGGCGACCGGCGCGACCCCGCGACCGGGCTGCCGGTCTATTCGCTCTATTCCGGCAGCGGCCGGGGGCCGTCTCCCGAGGCGCTGGCGGAGATCGACGTGCTGGTCTGCCATATCCAGGACATCGGCTGCCGTTCCTACACGTATGTCTGGACGATGGCGCTCGCCATGAAAGCGGCGGCCGCCGCCGGCAAGCTGTTCGTCGTGCTGGATGTGCCGAATCCGGTGCTGGCGGCCGGCGTGGACGGCGGTCCGCGCGAGGAGGAGGTGAAGTCGTTCATCGGGCTCTATCCGGTGCCGTACGTTTACGGCTTGACGGCCGGGGAGCTGGCGCGCTATCTGAATGAGGCGGAGGGGATCAACTGCGAGCTCGTCGTCATACCGATGGAAAATTACCGCCGCGACATGAGCTGGGCGGAAACCGGGCTTCCGTGGGTGCCGACCTCTCCGAACATCCCGTCTCCCGAGGCGGCGGTCTGCTATCCGCTGACCGGACAGCTCGGCGAGCTCGGCGAGGTCAACATCGGCGTCGGCTGGACGCTGCCGTTCCAAGTGGTCGGCGCGCCGTACCTGGATGCGCGCGCAATGGCGCGGGAGCTGAACGGGCGCAACTTCGAGGGGATTCTCTTTCGCCCGATCCACTATCGGCCCACCTGCGGCGTGTTCGCCGGCGAAGACATTCACGGCGTGCAGCTGCATGTGACGGATGTGAAACGCCTGCGGCCGGTCGAAATCGCCTATGCGGTCATGGAGTATGTCGTCCGGCAGGAAGGGTTCCGCTGGCCCGAAAAGCGGCTGGACATGTTCGCGAAGGCGACCGGCTCGAAACGGACTCAGCCGGAGCTGGCGGCCGGGAAGAAGGCGGCCGAATTCGTCGCGGAGTGGCAGCCGTATCTGCAAACATTCCGCGAAAAAACCGCGTCCTGTCTGATTTACCCGTAA
- a CDS encoding LacI family DNA-binding transcriptional regulator, with amino-acid sequence MKIQEIAKLAGVSTATVSRVFSHHPSIRPEVREHVFAVARQYGYHPRLSTRQRNVVILTPYHSVYPVQSCVDMILMALTQELPRRNFRLEILPVNNRERLDSIQFCAAVAIGAEPADFRDWPDRFPVPLVLMDREGTGNPAGVYFVRSDEEQGMRIAIDHLYERGCRKIGCIVHGSAGTGNTDIRRNAIVRALKSRGFPADDSLILLSGPGSDKYVELAGKLLKQGVDALFCPGGNAGIVMLYAFSLYGRRVPEDISLIASEQTFFSHYAVPPQTTISPDYAAMAAATADIIEARLDGQKAPVRTVLPYNLILRESVAAARKS; translated from the coding sequence ATGAAAATTCAGGAAATCGCCAAACTGGCCGGCGTCTCGACCGCGACCGTCTCCCGGGTATTCAGCCATCATCCGAGCATCCGCCCCGAGGTGCGTGAGCATGTGTTCGCCGTGGCCCGGCAGTACGGTTATCACCCGCGGCTGTCAACCCGGCAGAGAAACGTGGTCATCCTCACCCCATACCATTCGGTCTACCCGGTGCAGAGCTGCGTGGACATGATCCTGATGGCGCTGACGCAGGAACTTCCGCGCCGCAATTTCCGGCTTGAGATTCTGCCGGTCAACAACCGCGAACGGCTCGACAGCATCCAGTTCTGCGCGGCTGTCGCGATCGGCGCGGAACCGGCCGACTTCCGCGACTGGCCGGACCGGTTCCCGGTGCCGCTGGTCCTCATGGACCGCGAGGGGACGGGCAATCCCGCCGGAGTGTATTTCGTCCGTTCCGATGAAGAACAGGGCATGCGCATCGCGATCGACCATCTGTACGAGCGAGGCTGCCGGAAAATCGGCTGCATCGTCCACGGCTCGGCCGGAACCGGCAACACGGATATCCGCCGGAACGCGATCGTCCGGGCGCTGAAATCCCGCGGATTTCCGGCCGACGATTCGCTGATTCTGCTCTCCGGCCCCGGATCGGACAAATATGTCGAACTGGCCGGAAAGCTCCTGAAGCAGGGGGTAGACGCGCTGTTCTGCCCGGGCGGAAATGCCGGAATCGTCATGCTTTATGCATTCTCCCTCTACGGGCGGCGCGTTCCGGAAGACATTTCGCTGATCGCTTCGGAGCAGACTTTCTTTTCGCACTACGCCGTACCGCCCCAGACCACGATTTCGCCGGACTACGCCGCGATGGCGGCCGCGACCGCCGACATCATCGAAGCGCGCCTCGACGGCCAGAAAGCACCGGTCCGGACCGTGCTGCCCTATAACCTCATCCTGCGCGAAAGCGTCGCGGCAGCCCGGAAGTCCTGA
- a CDS encoding zinc-dependent alcohol dehydrogenase has protein sequence MTGKVICIREKGKAVLEECPVPEPGPGEVLIENDYTVISAGTERANLVALPNTGTCPGGYSGREKGGFPFWPGYCGAGRIVKLGREVEAFRPGDRVIVSWGGHRTHSVKKAAELVRIDDERIDTLDASFAHIASFAFLGVRKLRLEVGESVMIAGQGILGVFALQFAALSGAIPLFASDFDPARRKLALELGATAAFVPDETLAERVMAATGGAGVNAAVEVTGSAKALQQALEYIAWEGRISLLGCTRISDVPIDFYKYVHRRGITLIGAHTSTRAKTESAPGRWTEQDDYRTFLKLVAAGRLKIRPLISEIVSPERAPEVYARLADDPKVPLGIVFDWAKIR, from the coding sequence ATGACCGGCAAAGTGATCTGTATCCGTGAGAAGGGGAAAGCGGTGCTCGAAGAGTGCCCTGTTCCGGAGCCCGGTCCGGGCGAAGTGCTGATCGAAAACGATTACACCGTAATCAGTGCGGGGACCGAGCGCGCGAACCTGGTTGCGCTGCCGAACACCGGAACCTGTCCGGGCGGATATTCCGGCAGGGAGAAGGGCGGTTTCCCGTTCTGGCCCGGCTACTGCGGAGCGGGACGGATCGTGAAGCTCGGCAGGGAGGTCGAAGCCTTCCGGCCGGGCGACCGCGTTATCGTCAGCTGGGGCGGACACCGCACGCACTCGGTCAAAAAAGCGGCGGAGCTTGTGCGGATCGATGATGAACGGATCGATACGCTCGATGCGTCGTTCGCGCACATCGCGTCGTTCGCATTCCTCGGCGTCCGCAAACTGCGGCTCGAGGTCGGGGAGTCGGTCATGATCGCGGGGCAGGGGATTCTCGGGGTCTTTGCGCTGCAGTTCGCGGCGCTCTCCGGGGCGATTCCGCTCTTCGCGTCGGATTTCGACCCGGCGCGGCGGAAACTCGCCCTCGAACTCGGCGCCACCGCCGCATTCGTGCCGGATGAAACGCTGGCGGAGCGGGTCATGGCCGCCACCGGCGGCGCGGGCGTGAATGCCGCGGTTGAAGTGACCGGCAGCGCGAAGGCACTGCAGCAGGCGCTCGAATACATCGCCTGGGAGGGGCGCATTTCGCTGCTCGGCTGCACACGGATTTCGGATGTGCCGATCGATTTCTACAAATATGTCCACCGCCGCGGAATCACGCTCATCGGCGCGCATACTTCGACCCGGGCGAAAACCGAGTCGGCGCCGGGACGCTGGACCGAACAGGACGATTACCGGACCTTCCTGAAACTGGTCGCGGCAGGCCGGCTGAAGATCCGTCCGCTGATCTCCGAAATCGTCTCTCCGGAACGGGCGCCGGAGGTTTACGCGCGTCTGGCGGACGATCCGAAGGTGCCGCTCGGCATCGTGTTCGACTGGGCGAAAATCAGGTGA
- a CDS encoding serine hydrolase domain-containing protein, translating to MVISDGTASSPEERLENARREAQTQIASGLIQGAVIAVAGGPAAAAGLQCVHPAEKPMTVHSRFDIASVGKVFTAACCALLAADGELEPDAPFTRYLPEHVLGKSCNITVRDLAMHAGGFDNSKPYDSDDVEIFNRELFGKRPVRPRLEAFEYACSNFILLGKIAERISGTDLDTLARERIWKPLGMDRTQWLPPGDGDDEVEHWFPNRPAGRHNDGTCYLCPFPLGSGSCFSTARDLLLFARDILERGRFPGAYYDLITSCRFAKNGIRRSFGWDMTDSLRPRGLSAGTIFHSGWTGQTLCIDPATKFAAVVLTSRTGDHEEARAGRKRIIEALYGTPPV from the coding sequence ATGGTGATTTCAGACGGGACGGCTTCTTCGCCGGAGGAGCGGCTGGAAAACGCCCGGCGGGAGGCTCAGACGCAGATCGCTTCCGGGCTGATCCAGGGGGCTGTCATCGCCGTCGCGGGCGGTCCCGCCGCCGCGGCGGGGCTCCAGTGCGTCCACCCTGCGGAGAAGCCGATGACGGTGCACTCCCGCTTCGACATCGCTTCGGTCGGCAAGGTGTTCACGGCTGCCTGCTGCGCTTTGCTGGCGGCGGACGGGGAGCTGGAGCCGGACGCGCCTTTCACCAGATATCTGCCGGAACATGTTCTGGGGAAAAGCTGCAATATTACGGTCCGGGATCTTGCAATGCACGCGGGCGGATTCGACAACAGCAAACCGTATGATTCGGATGACGTCGAAATTTTCAACCGGGAGCTTTTCGGCAAGCGTCCCGTCCGGCCGCGCCTGGAGGCTTTCGAGTATGCGTGTTCGAATTTCATTCTTCTCGGAAAAATAGCCGAACGGATTTCCGGGACGGATCTGGACACGCTGGCCCGGGAGCGCATCTGGAAGCCGCTGGGGATGGACAGGACGCAGTGGCTCCCGCCGGGGGACGGCGACGATGAAGTCGAACACTGGTTCCCGAACCGTCCCGCCGGCCGGCACAACGACGGCACCTGTTATCTGTGTCCGTTCCCGCTCGGGAGCGGCAGCTGTTTTTCAACCGCGCGGGATCTGCTTTTATTCGCGCGGGATATTCTCGAGCGCGGCCGCTTTCCCGGCGCGTATTATGACCTGATTACGAGTTGCCGGTTTGCGAAGAACGGCATCCGGCGCAGTTTCGGGTGGGATATGACGGACTCCCTGCGGCCGAGGGGGCTTTCGGCCGGAACGATTTTCCACTCCGGCTGGACGGGGCAGACGCTCTGCATCGACCCCGCAACAAAGTTCGCCGCCGTCGTTCTGACCTCGCGGACGGGGGATCATGAGGAAGCCCGCGCCGGGAGAAAGCGCATCATCGAAGCGCTGTATGGAACCCCGCCCGTTTGA
- a CDS encoding NAD-dependent epimerase/dehydratase family protein, with the protein MKEVGKNRRVLVLGGTGAMGVYLVPELASLGCTVRVVSLDDVVSNDPNVSYVRADAHDIGFMEKLLAEKFDAIVDFMIYSTEEFRCRHELLLKNTGHYIFLSSYRVYSGGVPVTEETPRLLDVSEDREFLATEDYSLYKAREEDILQNSGYENWTIVRPAITYSKFRYQLVTLEAPVLIARALAGLPVVLPREALAVQGTMNWAGDVARMFSRLLFNPAAVRECFTLATAEHHAWGEIAEYYKEIIGLEYVAADTEDYIGIMGGSCWARYQLNYDRMFNRVVDNSKLLRVTGLRQEELMPLRQGLERELAALPRNTVWPDAGAVWKRMDDYLKKHRS; encoded by the coding sequence ATGAAGGAAGTCGGGAAGAATCGCCGGGTTCTGGTTCTCGGCGGCACGGGGGCGATGGGGGTCTATCTGGTGCCGGAGCTGGCGTCGCTGGGCTGCACAGTCCGCGTGGTTTCGCTGGATGACGTCGTGTCGAACGATCCGAACGTCTCCTATGTCAGGGCCGATGCGCATGACATCGGGTTCATGGAGAAGCTGCTGGCGGAGAAGTTCGACGCGATCGTCGATTTCATGATCTATTCGACGGAGGAGTTCCGCTGCCGGCACGAGCTTCTGCTGAAGAACACCGGACACTACATTTTCCTGTCGTCCTACCGCGTGTACAGCGGCGGCGTTCCGGTGACGGAAGAGACGCCGCGGCTGCTGGACGTATCGGAAGACCGGGAGTTCCTGGCGACCGAGGATTACTCCCTTTACAAAGCGCGCGAGGAGGACATCCTGCAGAACTCCGGATATGAAAACTGGACGATCGTCCGCCCGGCCATCACCTATTCGAAGTTCCGTTACCAGCTGGTCACGCTGGAGGCGCCCGTCCTGATCGCGCGGGCGCTGGCGGGACTGCCGGTCGTGCTCCCCCGCGAGGCGCTCGCCGTGCAGGGGACGATGAACTGGGCGGGAGATGTGGCCCGGATGTTCTCACGGCTGCTGTTCAATCCGGCGGCCGTGCGCGAATGCTTCACGCTGGCCACCGCCGAGCACCACGCCTGGGGCGAGATTGCGGAGTACTACAAAGAGATCATCGGCTTGGAATATGTCGCCGCCGATACGGAAGATTACATAGGAATCATGGGCGGAAGCTGCTGGGCCCGCTACCAGCTTAATTACGACCGGATGTTCAACCGGGTCGTCGACAACTCCAAACTTCTGCGCGTGACCGGCCTGAGGCAGGAGGAACTTATGCCGCTCCGGCAGGGGCTCGAGCGGGAACTCGCCGCCCTGCCGCGGAACACCGTCTGGCCGGATGCCGGCGCGGTCTGGAAACGCATGGACGATTATCTCAAAAAACACAGGAGCTGA
- a CDS encoding Gfo/Idh/MocA family protein, translating to MEKIRIGQIGICHEHAAGKMHTLRLLPEVFEVVGVVDDRGSAAAQFPSGDLTPYDGLRWMSEEELFAVPGLRAVVIETPNLELVPTTFRCLEHNLPVHMDKPGGDDLAAFDRLRQGFEERNLPFQMGYMFRGNPAMQWILDAARKGWLGEIFEVQASMSHNYGGEEYQAYIGRLPGGIMFNLGCHLIDFVISLLGRPSGVTPFLKSAPGDPDRILNNCVAVLEYPHATATLRACSREAGGLDRRLKVCGTKGSVDLCPLERFDGQPLEMKLFLAEGNDTFASGAHTLSFGPVRDRYETQLLELARMVSGEIPNPCDRRHDTLVEEVLLAASGCMQYQSRR from the coding sequence ATGGAAAAGATCAGAATCGGTCAGATCGGCATTTGCCACGAGCATGCGGCAGGCAAGATGCATACGCTGCGGCTGCTGCCGGAGGTGTTCGAGGTCGTCGGCGTCGTCGACGACCGCGGTTCGGCTGCGGCGCAGTTCCCGAGCGGCGACCTGACGCCTTATGACGGTCTCCGATGGATGAGCGAAGAGGAGCTGTTCGCCGTGCCGGGACTCCGGGCGGTCGTCATCGAGACGCCCAATCTGGAGCTGGTTCCGACGACGTTCCGCTGCCTCGAACACAATCTGCCGGTCCACATGGACAAGCCCGGCGGCGACGACCTCGCGGCATTCGACCGTCTGCGGCAGGGGTTCGAGGAGCGGAACCTGCCGTTCCAGATGGGCTATATGTTCCGCGGCAACCCGGCCATGCAGTGGATTCTCGACGCGGCCCGGAAAGGGTGGCTCGGGGAGATCTTCGAAGTGCAGGCGAGCATGAGCCACAACTACGGCGGGGAGGAGTATCAGGCATACATCGGCCGCCTGCCGGGCGGAATCATGTTCAATCTCGGCTGTCACCTGATCGATTTCGTCATTTCGCTGCTCGGGCGCCCGTCCGGCGTCACTCCGTTCCTGAAGTCGGCGCCGGGGGACCCTGACCGGATTCTGAACAACTGCGTGGCCGTGCTCGAATATCCGCACGCGACGGCGACGCTGCGGGCGTGCAGCCGCGAGGCCGGCGGTCTCGACCGGCGGCTGAAAGTCTGTGGAACGAAGGGTTCGGTCGATCTCTGCCCGCTCGAACGGTTCGACGGGCAGCCGCTCGAGATGAAGCTGTTTCTGGCGGAAGGCAATGACACGTTCGCTTCCGGCGCCCATACGCTTTCATTCGGTCCCGTGCGCGACCGCTATGAAACGCAGCTTCTCGAGCTGGCCCGGATGGTTTCCGGGGAGATTCCGAATCCCTGCGACCGGCGGCACGACACGCTTGTCGAAGAGGTGCTGCTCGCCGCCTCCGGCTGCATGCAATATCAATCACGGAGATGA
- a CDS encoding type I 3-dehydroquinate dehydratase → MKRTFLNQSHPVVTGIFCGQTPAELIAEARNCEFEGADGIAVELRDLKAEYRNAESLKSVVDAVNLPFMFVFYRNDTQQNLDDDARQEVLLAAADAGASVIDVMGDLYDPSPMELTRNPAAVDRQKRLIDRIHAKGADVVISSHMQCSRTAEQVLEHLREVESRGADIVKIVTAVNTDEELAEAFRTTLMLKRELRTPFIHLCNGAYSRPHRFMGPALGVSVLFAVSHYEPRYGMGQPTVRALKTVLENMRWNINDLK, encoded by the coding sequence ATGAAACGAACCTTTCTGAATCAGTCCCATCCGGTCGTCACCGGAATTTTCTGCGGGCAGACTCCGGCGGAGCTGATCGCCGAAGCGCGGAACTGCGAATTCGAGGGCGCGGACGGCATTGCCGTCGAGCTGCGCGACCTGAAGGCCGAATACCGCAACGCCGAATCGCTGAAAAGCGTTGTCGACGCGGTGAACCTGCCGTTCATGTTCGTCTTTTACCGCAACGATACGCAGCAGAATCTGGACGACGACGCACGGCAGGAGGTGCTGCTCGCCGCCGCCGATGCCGGAGCCTCGGTCATCGACGTGATGGGCGACCTTTACGACCCGTCGCCGATGGAGCTCACCCGCAATCCGGCCGCCGTCGACAGACAGAAGCGGCTGATCGACCGGATTCACGCCAAAGGCGCCGACGTGGTTATTTCGTCCCATATGCAGTGTTCGCGGACGGCGGAACAGGTGCTGGAGCACCTGCGTGAAGTCGAATCGCGCGGCGCGGATATCGTGAAGATCGTGACCGCCGTCAACACCGATGAGGAACTGGCCGAGGCGTTCCGCACGACGCTGATGCTGAAACGGGAGCTCAGGACACCGTTCATCCACCTCTGCAACGGCGCTTACAGCCGCCCGCACCGTTTCATGGGGCCGGCGCTCGGCGTTTCGGTCCTGTTCGCAGTGTCGCACTACGAGCCGCGATACGGCATGGGCCAGCCGACGGTCCGCGCCTTGAAGACCGTTCTCGAAAATATGCGCTGGAACATCAACGACCTGAAATAG
- a CDS encoding SDR family NAD(P)-dependent oxidoreductase produces the protein MEKRLIGKVALVTGSSGVIGPAIVRRLAAEGAVVAATDRSLETARAVADEAAASGGEVRAFALDVTDAAQVDSAFAAVEAGLGPVDILVNNAGFVRKSSDPFQLVEEELWSRILDVNLGGVIRCCRRVLGGMIARRYGKIINLGSIAGVSGLPGWADYAASKGGVIAFSKTIAMEAGAHGVTVNCVSPGMIGVESGENRGTWLGRSGTGEDVAGVIAFLASPEADYITGCNYMVDGGRVVGPKNASWNE, from the coding sequence ATGGAAAAACGTCTGATCGGAAAGGTCGCCCTCGTCACCGGTTCGAGCGGGGTCATCGGCCCCGCGATCGTGCGCCGCCTTGCGGCGGAGGGAGCGGTCGTGGCAGCGACCGACCGTTCGCTTGAAACGGCGCGGGCGGTTGCGGATGAAGCGGCTGCATCGGGTGGGGAGGTCCGGGCGTTCGCGCTCGACGTGACCGATGCGGCGCAGGTCGATTCTGCGTTCGCCGCAGTGGAGGCCGGACTCGGCCCTGTCGATATTCTGGTGAACAACGCCGGTTTCGTCCGGAAAAGCTCCGACCCGTTCCAGCTGGTGGAAGAGGAGCTCTGGAGCCGGATTCTCGATGTGAACCTCGGCGGCGTCATCCGCTGCTGCCGCCGGGTGCTCGGCGGAATGATCGCGCGCAGATACGGCAAAATCATCAATCTCGGCTCGATCGCCGGCGTCTCCGGGCTGCCGGGGTGGGCGGATTACGCAGCCTCCAAAGGCGGCGTAATCGCCTTCAGCAAGACGATTGCAATGGAGGCCGGGGCGCATGGAGTCACCGTCAACTGCGTTTCGCCGGGCATGATCGGCGTGGAGTCGGGGGAGAACCGGGGAACCTGGCTGGGACGCTCCGGCACCGGGGAAGATGTTGCCGGGGTGATCGCTTTTCTGGCCTCTCCCGAAGCGGATTACATCACCGGCTGCAATTATATGGTGGACGGCGGCCGGGTGGTCGGTCCGAAAAACGCTTCATGGAATGAATGA
- a CDS encoding SDR family NAD(P)-dependent oxidoreductase has protein sequence MEFKGKTAIVTGAASGMGLLSARKLAEGGASVVLCDVNAERVEAAAEEIRRNGGKAFAVKVDVRRYEEVEAAAKFTVESCGRIDILINCAGGYCGRIFGRSESFKDLPVEVLEWGADVNFKGPIWFCRAVFNTMAEQKGGVIINLGSIDGVTGGAVVYGAAKASMIGLTKSLAILGAPYNIRACCVSPGPVLTRPAMAGMATLLKRAAEPAEVVDLILYLCSEKAAFITGSNYLIDGGRACGGACYIEKE, from the coding sequence ATGGAATTTAAAGGGAAAACCGCGATTGTGACCGGCGCCGCTTCGGGGATGGGGCTGCTTTCCGCCCGGAAGCTGGCCGAAGGCGGCGCGAGCGTCGTGCTCTGCGACGTGAACGCCGAGCGGGTCGAAGCCGCGGCGGAGGAGATCCGCCGGAACGGCGGAAAAGCCTTCGCCGTCAAAGTGGATGTCCGCCGTTACGAGGAGGTTGAGGCCGCCGCGAAGTTCACGGTGGAGAGCTGCGGGCGGATCGATATCCTCATCAACTGCGCGGGCGGTTACTGCGGGCGGATCTTCGGCCGTTCCGAGAGTTTCAAGGATCTGCCGGTCGAGGTCCTCGAGTGGGGGGCCGACGTCAATTTCAAGGGGCCGATCTGGTTCTGCCGCGCCGTGTTCAACACGATGGCGGAGCAGAAGGGCGGCGTCATCATCAACCTCGGTTCGATCGACGGGGTGACCGGCGGGGCCGTCGTCTACGGCGCGGCCAAGGCGAGCATGATCGGGCTGACGAAGTCGCTGGCGATTCTCGGCGCGCCGTACAATATCCGCGCCTGCTGCGTGTCGCCCGGCCCGGTCCTGACCCGCCCGGCGATGGCCGGCATGGCGACTTTGCTGAAGCGCGCCGCCGAGCCGGCCGAGGTGGTGGATCTGATCCTCTACCTCTGTTCGGAGAAGGCCGCCTTCATCACCGGCAGCAACTATCTGATTGACGGCGGCCGCGCCTGCGGCGGAGCCTGCTATATTGAAAAGGAGTGA
- a CDS encoding NAD(P)H-quinone oxidoreductase: MNAMLIDAGGRLAKTVVPDPVRREGEVLIEVHAAAVNRADLMQCDGNYPPPPGWPEWPGLEVAGVVLETPDSSRFRPGDRVCALLGGGGYAEKIAVPEGMVLPAPDGLSMEEAAAVPEVFATSYLNFVIEAGMKAGDTVFVQAGASGLGIAAIQLAKCAGCQVVTTVGTPEKAAFVRALGADVVVNHRTDDLGAALDANPPDIVLDCVGGSEFGALFTKMAMRGRWIQIAALGGARSEISLDTVFRKNLRLIGSTLRSRTNEMKREVLRSLEREYWPKFASGAIRPVIFRVLPLEEAAGAHGILRRRENIGKVVLRVR; this comes from the coding sequence ATGAATGCGATGCTGATTGACGCCGGCGGCCGCCTGGCGAAAACCGTTGTCCCGGACCCTGTCCGCAGGGAGGGGGAAGTTCTGATCGAGGTCCATGCCGCCGCCGTGAACCGCGCCGACCTGATGCAGTGCGACGGCAATTATCCGCCGCCGCCGGGCTGGCCGGAGTGGCCCGGGCTCGAGGTCGCCGGGGTTGTGCTTGAGACGCCGGATTCCTCGCGCTTCAGGCCCGGCGACCGGGTCTGCGCGTTGCTCGGCGGGGGAGGGTATGCCGAAAAGATCGCCGTTCCGGAGGGGATGGTTCTGCCGGCTCCGGACGGGCTCTCGATGGAAGAGGCGGCGGCCGTCCCCGAAGTGTTTGCGACCTCCTATCTTAATTTCGTGATTGAAGCCGGGATGAAGGCCGGGGATACGGTGTTCGTTCAGGCCGGGGCGAGCGGGCTCGGCATCGCCGCGATCCAGCTTGCGAAGTGCGCCGGATGCCAAGTCGTCACTACGGTCGGCACGCCGGAGAAGGCCGCTTTCGTCCGTGCGCTCGGGGCCGATGTCGTCGTGAATCACCGGACGGACGACCTCGGCGCGGCGCTCGATGCGAACCCGCCCGACATTGTGCTCGACTGCGTCGGCGGCTCGGAGTTCGGGGCGCTTTTCACGAAAATGGCGATGCGCGGACGCTGGATTCAGATTGCGGCGCTCGGCGGCGCCCGTTCGGAGATTTCGCTCGATACGGTGTTCCGCAAGAATCTCCGGCTGATCGGCAGCACGCTGCGGAGCCGCACGAACGAGATGAAACGTGAAGTGCTGCGTTCCCTGGAGCGCGAGTACTGGCCGAAGTTCGCGTCCGGCGCGATCCGTCCGGTCATTTTCCGCGTTCTGCCGCTCGAAGAGGCGGCCGGGGCGCACGGAATCCTGCGCCGCCGCGAGAACATCGGCAAGGTGGTTCTTCGCGTCCGCTGA
- a CDS encoding Gfo/Idh/MocA family protein, translated as MSGKVIGGAVIGYGGMGGFHSEKMQSVDGVELLGVYDIDPERNELAESRGIHAYPSREALLADPKIGLVTVATPNDVHREIVIAALAAGKNVICEKPVAMDSAELEEMIAAANRYGRLFTVHQNRRWDEDYLTMRKIVEAGELGNAYRIESRVHGSRGIPAGWREEKAHGGGMVLDWGVHLLDQMLTMMGDRKLLSVYATMTNITNDECDDGFTAQVKFENGPEWIVEVGTCNYIEMPRWYAFGDSGSLIIRNWDCDGEIVKIYNRGEDDVPPVLAGAGLTRTMAPRNEQTVEKFPIERVKSDWAEYYRNVIATLNGKAEIVVTHDQLRRSMKLIEAVFESARKNEVVKF; from the coding sequence ATGAGCGGAAAAGTGATCGGCGGAGCCGTGATCGGCTACGGCGGGATGGGGGGATTCCATTCCGAAAAGATGCAGAGTGTGGACGGAGTCGAGCTGCTCGGCGTGTACGACATCGACCCCGAACGGAACGAACTGGCGGAGAGCAGGGGCATCCATGCTTATCCGTCGCGCGAGGCGCTGCTGGCCGATCCGAAGATCGGGCTCGTGACGGTTGCGACGCCGAACGACGTTCACAGGGAGATCGTGATCGCCGCGCTCGCGGCCGGCAAGAACGTGATCTGCGAGAAGCCGGTCGCGATGGACAGCGCGGAGCTTGAGGAGATGATCGCCGCCGCGAACAGATACGGCCGGCTTTTCACGGTTCACCAGAACCGCCGCTGGGACGAGGATTATCTGACCATGCGGAAGATCGTCGAGGCGGGCGAGCTCGGCAATGCGTACCGCATCGAGTCGCGCGTGCACGGTTCGCGCGGCATTCCGGCCGGCTGGCGCGAAGAGAAGGCGCACGGCGGCGGCATGGTGCTCGACTGGGGCGTGCATCTGCTCGACCAGATGCTGACCATGATGGGGGACCGCAAGCTGCTTTCGGTCTATGCCACGATGACCAATATCACGAATGACGAGTGCGACGACGGCTTCACCGCGCAGGTGAAGTTCGAGAACGGTCCGGAGTGGATCGTCGAAGTCGGCACCTGCAACTATATCGAAATGCCGCGCTGGTACGCCTTCGGCGACAGCGGTTCTCTGATCATCCGCAACTGGGATTGCGACGGCGAGATCGTGAAGATCTACAACCGCGGCGAGGACGATGTTCCGCCGGTGCTGGCCGGCGCCGGCCTGACCCGGACCATGGCGCCGCGCAATGAGCAGACCGTCGAGAAGTTCCCGATTGAAAGGGTCAAGTCGGACTGGGCCGAATATTACAGGAACGTGATCGCGACCCTGAACGGAAAAGCGGAGATCGTGGTTACCCACGACCAGCTCCGCCGTTCGATGAAGCTGATCGAAGCGGTCTTTGAATCTGCCCGGAAGAACGAAGTCGTCAAGTTCTGA